The following are encoded together in the Streptococcus oralis genome:
- a CDS encoding response regulator transcription factor, which yields MEIMRQYRILVVDDDRSILKLVKNVLELDAYDVTTLDRIEELELTDFVGYDLILLDVMMEPVNGFELCSYIRPHLSCPIIFLTAKELEADKVEGLFRGADDYIVKPFGTKELLARVRAHLRREERREERYSEIASCQFYPERYEVSYFGKVLKFSEREFKLLHLLASNPKQTFSAERLHTLLYPESSETQLRSISEYVYQIRQKCKQEGLQAIATVRGVGYRWQLEPEISKA from the coding sequence ATGGAAATCATGAGACAGTATCGTATTTTGGTGGTTGATGACGACCGGAGCATTTTAAAGCTGGTGAAAAACGTCCTAGAGCTCGATGCTTATGACGTGACGACGCTTGATCGGATAGAAGAGCTAGAACTGACGGATTTTGTAGGATATGATTTGATTCTGCTAGATGTGATGATGGAGCCTGTTAATGGTTTTGAGCTGTGTTCCTACATTCGTCCACATCTTTCGTGTCCAATTATCTTTCTGACAGCTAAGGAGTTAGAGGCGGACAAGGTGGAAGGACTCTTTCGCGGAGCAGATGACTATATTGTCAAGCCTTTTGGGACCAAAGAATTGCTGGCGCGTGTCAGAGCCCATCTTCGGCGGGAGGAAAGACGGGAGGAGCGATATTCTGAAATTGCTTCTTGTCAATTTTATCCAGAGCGCTATGAAGTTTCCTATTTTGGTAAAGTCTTGAAATTTTCAGAGCGAGAGTTTAAGTTGCTGCATTTACTAGCTAGCAATCCCAAGCAGACCTTTTCAGCTGAACGCCTGCATACCTTGCTTTATCCAGAAAGCTCAGAAACACAGCTTCGCTCCATCTCAGAATACGTATATCAGATTCGTCAAAAATGCAAACAAGAAGGGCTGCAAGCAATCGCAACAGTGAGAGGAGTAGGCTATAGATGGCAATTAGAACCCGAAATTTCAAAAGCCTAG
- the pflB gene encoding formate C-acetyltransferase — protein MVVKTVVEAQDIFDKAWEGFKGVDWKEKASISRFVQANYTPYDGDESFLAGPTERSLHIKKIVEETKAHYEETRFPMDTRPTSIADIPAGFIDKENELIFGIQNDELFKLNFMPKGGIRMAETTLKENGYEPDPAVHEIFTKYVTTVNDGIFRAYTSNIRRARHAHTVTGLPDAYSRGRIIGVYARLALYGADYLMQEKVNDWNSIEEIDEETIRLREEINLQYQALQQVVRLGDLYGVDVRKPAMNVKEAIQWVNIAFMAVCRVINGAATSLGRVPIVLDIFAERDLARGTFTESEIQEFVDDFVMKLRTVKFARTKAYDQLYSGDPTFITTSMAGMGNDGRHRVTKMDYRFLNTLDNIGNSPEPNLTVLWTDKLPYNFRRYCMHMSHKHSSIQYEGVTTMAKDGYGEMSCISCCVSPLDPENEDQRHNIQYFGARVNVLKALLTGLNGGYDDVHKDYKVFDIDPIRDEVLEFESVKANFEKSLDWLTDTYVDALNIIHYMTDKYNYEAVQMAFLPTKQRANMGFGICGFANTVDTLSAIKYATVKPIRDENGYIYDYETIGEYPRWGEDDPRSNELAEWLIEAYTTRLRSHKLYKNAEATVSLLTITSNVAYSKQTGNSPVHKGVYLNEDGSVNLSKLEFFSPGANPSNKAKGGWLQNLNSLASLDFGYAADGISLTTQVSPRALGKTRDEQVDNLVTILDGYFENGGQHVNLNVMDLNDVYEKIMSGEDVIVRISGYCVNTKYLTPEQKTELTQRVFHEVLSMDDALS, from the coding sequence ATGGTTGTTAAGACAGTTGTTGAAGCACAAGACATTTTTGATAAAGCTTGGGAAGGCTTCAAAGGCGTAGATTGGAAAGAAAAAGCAAGTATTTCTCGCTTTGTTCAAGCTAACTACACACCTTATGATGGAGATGAAAGCTTCCTTGCTGGACCAACAGAACGTTCACTTCACATCAAAAAAATTGTAGAAGAAACTAAGGCTCACTACGAAGAAACTCGTTTCCCAATGGACACTCGTCCAACATCTATTGCTGATATTCCTGCCGGATTTATCGACAAAGAAAACGAATTGATCTTCGGTATCCAAAATGATGAACTCTTCAAATTGAACTTCATGCCAAAAGGTGGTATCCGTATGGCTGAAACTACTTTGAAAGAAAATGGATACGAACCAGATCCAGCTGTTCACGAAATCTTTACTAAATATGTAACAACAGTTAACGACGGTATCTTCCGTGCCTACACTTCAAACATCCGTCGTGCTCGCCACGCTCACACTGTAACTGGTCTTCCAGATGCATACTCACGTGGACGTATCATCGGTGTTTACGCACGTCTTGCTCTTTATGGTGCAGACTACTTGATGCAAGAAAAAGTAAACGACTGGAACTCAATCGAAGAAATCGATGAAGAGACAATCCGTCTTCGTGAAGAAATCAACCTTCAATACCAAGCATTGCAACAAGTTGTTCGCTTAGGTGACCTTTACGGGGTTGATGTTCGCAAACCAGCGATGAACGTGAAAGAAGCAATCCAATGGGTTAACATCGCTTTCATGGCTGTCTGCCGTGTGATTAATGGTGCCGCTACATCTCTAGGTCGTGTTCCAATCGTATTGGACATCTTTGCAGAACGTGACCTTGCTCGTGGTACATTTACTGAATCAGAAATCCAAGAGTTTGTTGATGATTTCGTTATGAAACTTCGTACAGTTAAATTTGCTCGTACAAAAGCTTATGACCAATTGTACTCAGGTGACCCAACCTTCATCACAACTTCTATGGCTGGTATGGGTAACGACGGTCGTCACCGTGTTACTAAGATGGACTACCGTTTCTTGAACACTCTTGACAACATCGGTAACTCACCAGAACCAAACTTGACAGTTCTTTGGACTGACAAATTGCCTTACAACTTCCGTCGCTACTGTATGCACATGAGCCACAAACACTCTTCTATCCAATACGAAGGTGTAACAACAATGGCTAAAGACGGATATGGTGAAATGAGCTGTATCTCATGCTGTGTGTCACCACTTGACCCAGAAAACGAAGATCAACGTCACAACATCCAGTACTTCGGTGCTCGTGTAAACGTTCTTAAAGCCCTTCTTACTGGTTTGAACGGTGGTTACGACGATGTTCACAAAGACTACAAGGTATTTGACATCGATCCTATCCGTGACGAAGTTCTTGAATTCGAATCAGTTAAAGCCAACTTCGAAAAATCTCTTGACTGGTTGACTGACACTTACGTAGATGCTTTGAACATCATCCACTACATGACTGACAAGTACAACTACGAAGCTGTTCAAATGGCCTTCTTGCCAACTAAACAACGTGCTAACATGGGATTCGGTATCTGTGGATTTGCTAACACTGTTGATACATTGTCAGCTATCAAATACGCTACCGTTAAACCAATCCGTGACGAAAATGGATACATCTACGATTACGAAACAATCGGTGAATACCCACGTTGGGGTGAAGATGACCCACGTTCAAACGAATTGGCAGAATGGTTGATCGAAGCTTATACAACTCGTCTACGTAGCCACAAACTTTACAAGAACGCTGAAGCTACAGTATCACTCTTGACAATCACATCTAACGTTGCTTACTCTAAACAAACTGGTAACTCACCAGTCCACAAAGGTGTGTACCTCAACGAAGATGGTTCTGTGAACTTGTCTAAACTTGAATTCTTCTCACCAGGTGCTAACCCATCTAACAAAGCTAAAGGTGGATGGTTGCAAAACTTGAACTCACTTGCTAGCCTTGACTTTGGTTACGCAGCTGACGGTATCTCATTGACAACTCAAGTTTCTCCACGTGCTCTTGGTAAGACTCGCGACGAACAAGTTGATAACTTGGTAACAATCCTTGATGGTTACTTCGAAAACGGTGGACAACACGTTAACTTGAACGTTATGGACTTGAACGATGTTTACGAAAAGATCATGTCAGGTGAAGACGTTATCGTACGTATCTCTGGATACTGTGTAAACACTAAATACCTCACTCCAGAACAAAAAACTGAATTGACACAACGTGTCTTCCACGAAGTTCTTTCAATGGATGACGCATTGAGCTAA
- a CDS encoding ATP-dependent Clp protease ATP-binding subunit gives MNNNFNNMDDLFNQLMGGMRGYSSENRRYLINGREVTPEEFAHYRATGQLPGNAEVDGQMQQHASGMKQDGILAKLGRNLTAEAREGKLDPVIGRNKEIQETSEILSRRTKNNPVLVGDAGVGKTAVVEGLAQAIVNGDVPAAIKNKEIISIDISGLEAGTQYRGSFEENVQNLINEVKEAGNIILFFDEIHQILGAGSIGGDSGSKGLADILKPALSRGELTVIGATTQDEYRNTILKNAALARRFNEVKVNAPSAEDTFKILQGIRDLYQQHHNVILPDEVLKAAVDYSIQYIPQRSLPDKAIDLVDVTAAHLAAQHPVTDVHAVEREIEAEKDKQEKAVEAEDFEAALNAKTRIAELEKKVANHTEDMKVTASINDVAESVERMTGIPVSQMGASDIERLKDMAHRLEHKVIGQDKAVEAVARAIRRNRAGFDEGNRPIGSFLFVGPTGVGKTELAKQLALDMFGTKDAIIRLDMSEYSDRTAVSKLIGTTAGYVGYDDNSNTLTERVRRNPYSIILLDEIEKADPQVITLLLQVLDDGRLTDGQGNTVNFKNTVIIATSNAGFGYEANLTEDADKPELMDRLKPFFRPEFLNRFNAVIEFSHLNKEDLSKIVDLMLEEVNQTLAKKDIDLEVSQAAKDFITEEGYDEVMGVRPLRRVVEQQIRDKVTDFHLDHLDAKHLEADMEDGVLVIREKA, from the coding sequence ATGAACAACAACTTTAACAACATGGATGATTTATTTAACCAATTGATGGGTGGTATGCGAGGATATAGTTCTGAAAATCGTCGCTACTTGATTAATGGACGTGAAGTGACACCTGAGGAATTTGCTCACTATCGTGCAACTGGTCAATTGCCAGGAAATGCAGAAGTTGATGGACAAATGCAACAACACGCTTCAGGTATGAAACAAGACGGTATCCTTGCTAAACTAGGTCGTAACTTGACAGCGGAAGCTCGTGAGGGCAAGTTGGATCCTGTTATCGGACGAAACAAGGAAATTCAAGAAACATCTGAAATCCTCTCACGTCGTACGAAAAATAATCCTGTTCTAGTCGGAGATGCAGGTGTTGGTAAGACAGCCGTTGTCGAAGGTCTAGCACAAGCGATTGTGAATGGAGATGTTCCGGCTGCCATTAAGAACAAGGAAATTATTTCTATTGATATCTCAGGTCTTGAGGCTGGTACTCAATACCGTGGTAGCTTTGAAGAAAACGTTCAAAATCTAATCAATGAAGTAAAAGAAGCAGGGAATATTATCCTCTTCTTTGATGAAATTCACCAAATCCTTGGCGCTGGCTCAATCGGAGGTGATAGTGGTTCTAAAGGTCTTGCGGATATTCTCAAGCCAGCTCTCTCTCGTGGTGAGTTGACAGTGATTGGGGCAACGACTCAAGATGAATACCGTAACACCATCTTGAAAAATGCAGCTCTTGCTCGTCGTTTCAACGAAGTGAAGGTCAATGCTCCTTCAGCAGAGGATACCTTTAAAATCCTTCAAGGGATTCGTGACCTCTATCAACAACATCACAATGTTATCTTGCCAGACGAGGTCTTGAAGGCAGCAGTGGATTATTCGATCCAATACATTCCTCAACGTAGCTTGCCAGATAAGGCTATCGACCTTGTCGATGTAACGGCAGCTCACTTGGCAGCTCAACATCCTGTAACAGATGTGCATGCTGTTGAACGGGAAATTGAGGCAGAAAAAGACAAGCAAGAAAAAGCAGTTGAGGCAGAAGACTTTGAAGCAGCTCTCAATGCCAAAACACGCATTGCTGAATTAGAGAAAAAAGTCGCAAACCACACAGAAGACATGAAAGTGACTGCAAGCATCAACGATGTGGCTGAATCTGTGGAACGAATGACAGGTATTCCAGTGTCACAAATGGGAGCATCAGATATCGAACGTTTGAAAGATATGGCTCATCGCTTGGAACACAAGGTAATTGGCCAAGATAAGGCAGTAGAAGCAGTAGCTCGTGCTATCCGTCGTAACCGTGCTGGTTTTGATGAAGGAAATCGCCCAATCGGTAGCTTCCTCTTTGTAGGTCCAACTGGGGTTGGTAAGACCGAGCTTGCTAAGCAATTGGCACTGGATATGTTTGGAACTAAGGATGCTATCATTCGTTTGGATATGTCTGAATACAGTGACCGCACAGCTGTATCTAAGTTGATCGGTACAACAGCTGGTTATGTGGGGTATGATGACAATAGCAATACCTTGACAGAACGTGTTCGTCGTAATCCTTACTCTATCATTCTCTTGGATGAGATTGAAAAGGCTGATCCTCAAGTCATTACCCTTCTCCTCCAAGTCTTGGATGATGGTCGTTTAACTGATGGTCAAGGAAATACAGTGAACTTCAAGAACACTGTCATTATCGCAACATCAAATGCTGGATTTGGCTATGAAGCCAACTTGACTGAAGATGCGGATAAACCAGAGTTGATGGATCGTTTGAAACCATTCTTCCGTCCAGAGTTCCTTAACCGCTTTAACGCAGTTATCGAGTTCTCACACTTGAATAAGGAAGACCTTTCTAAGATTGTGGACTTAATGTTGGAGGAAGTCAACCAAACCTTGGCTAAGAAAGACATTGATTTGGAAGTTAGTCAAGCAGCTAAGGACTTTATCACAGAAGAAGGTTATGACGAAGTTATGGGTGTTCGTCCTCTCCGTCGCGTGGTTGAACAACAAATTCGTGATAAGGTGACAGATTTCCACTTGGATCATCTAGATGCCAAACATCTGGAAGCAGATATGGAAGATGGCGTTTTGGTCATTCGTGAAAAAGCCTAA
- a CDS encoding Spy0128 family protein has product MSKSKVLKMLSKFSALAFAILGLASVLVGIVKADNPVSKELTQVITGIDLLDASDTKQNVSSEGDFSLRTNLAYKLRVTFDLKQYNEHLNNGDYFTFDIPAPMAVYEGSQDLIDPTTKVTIGEAEVTSNGTDQGGKAKITLKNLDKYLEKTGGDKVKDVSGNFSVTFRFLKDQNKTRINFNSSSLKQEVTHIYSSKTIDGPKVGTENYAKIGGRAALESWNSPKLAEIGSVSKGDAWSTWRVRVNTEKQDLGQNIVLHDTIPNDDTSYTPAQYIPETLKVYKANITVGTSAVPDDAVLLTEGQDYTVSWNENYTSFDIIFKDGTTSYIVSYNTTTPNDGSKVGNRVALSLADGTKLAQNTSRPGALDMTAEATSLISGTIVASTAYQIKIHKTDAFTLAPVSGAVYTVTAADDASETTEVTTNEKGVALTKTYDQKWEGKTFKIKEKIAPAGYKLDEKEYTVKLGAAGSTIHLKDEPVPAVFNVTAKKVVEGRADKLPKADEFTFNLFTAENLKDPVATAKSKADGTITFENLQVKGAGTYHYIIKEDTSTAVAGVTFDTEAKEVTVAATFQSGVLTATVTSAEPTFTNTYKATPAKEIIKATKVLNGKELEADKYEFELKEGDKVVATAKNATDGTVTFKEIEYNEAGDHTYTISEKAGSEAGVTYDTATHEVTVNVTDDGQGKLVATVTGNNPTFTNTYKAAPAKIAIEAKKVLNGKELEIDEFEFELKEGDKVVATAKNAAGGLIRFSEISYSTAGVYNYTITEKAGNKLGVTYDKTEHSATVEVKDNGSGQLVATVTSETPVFVNDYKAEPAQATIKAKKVLKGKALEADAYTFELKEGSDLVATAKNTASGEVVFNVTFSAAGDCAYTITEKAGDDKTITYDQNAYEVFVTVADNGQGQLVATVEDADTERVFTNTYTAPVPPAPTATSATLEFTKELTGRALVDGEFQFELYEGTELLDTKSNQAGKVTFKAINYDAEGVHTYTVKEVNAGATGITYDTEKTAVVKVTKDAATNALKAAVEYPAGNVFKNSFKAPAVEATIEATKKLEGKELVADAYTFELKEKGAVVATAKNTAEGKVAFVRSFEEAGTHTYTLVEKVGTEEGIEYDKTEYTVTVTVVADGQGLLTAKVSYADGKEVVFTNKYTVPTPTPEPNPNPAPNNPGTTPDPAPTPDPTPNNPGTNPTPGTEPTDPGQKEDPKPAPPATENKGKAELPNTGEATSIFSAIGFVVLALSGWVFFVKRKA; this is encoded by the coding sequence ATGTCGAAAAGCAAAGTGTTAAAAATGCTTTCTAAATTTTCTGCGTTAGCTTTTGCTATTTTAGGGCTAGCATCTGTTTTGGTAGGCATTGTTAAAGCAGATAATCCTGTTTCAAAAGAATTAACACAAGTAATTACAGGCATTGATCTGTTAGATGCTTCAGATACTAAGCAAAATGTGAGTTCAGAAGGAGATTTCTCGCTTCGTACGAATTTAGCATATAAGCTTCGCGTGACCTTTGATCTCAAACAGTATAATGAACATCTGAATAATGGAGATTATTTTACCTTTGATATACCTGCTCCTATGGCAGTTTATGAGGGGAGTCAGGATTTAATTGATCCAACAACAAAAGTTACTATTGGAGAAGCTGAAGTGACTTCAAATGGTACTGATCAAGGTGGGAAAGCAAAAATCACCTTGAAAAATTTGGATAAATACCTAGAGAAAACTGGTGGAGATAAGGTAAAGGATGTGTCAGGGAATTTTTCTGTTACTTTTAGATTCTTAAAGGATCAGAATAAAACCCGCATAAACTTTAATTCATCCTCATTGAAGCAAGAAGTGACTCACATTTATTCCTCAAAAACAATCGATGGTCCCAAAGTTGGTACTGAAAATTATGCTAAAATTGGGGGTCGTGCTGCCCTTGAAAGTTGGAACTCTCCAAAACTGGCTGAGATTGGTTCGGTTAGCAAGGGAGATGCATGGTCTACCTGGCGTGTACGTGTAAATACAGAGAAACAAGACTTAGGACAAAATATTGTATTACATGATACTATACCAAATGATGATACTAGTTACACTCCTGCACAGTATATTCCTGAGACTCTAAAAGTGTATAAGGCAAATATCACTGTTGGGACTTCTGCTGTTCCAGATGATGCAGTTTTGTTAACTGAGGGACAAGACTATACCGTTTCGTGGAACGAAAACTATACTTCATTTGATATCATTTTTAAAGATGGAACGACCTCTTATATAGTCTCTTATAACACAACAACTCCTAATGATGGAAGTAAAGTAGGAAATAGGGTTGCTCTGTCATTGGCTGACGGGACTAAATTAGCACAGAATACAAGTCGTCCGGGAGCACTTGATATGACAGCTGAGGCGACATCTTTGATTTCTGGTACGATTGTAGCATCTACTGCTTATCAAATTAAGATTCATAAGACTGATGCCTTCACTCTTGCTCCAGTTTCGGGTGCGGTATATACTGTGACAGCAGCAGATGATGCAAGTGAAACAACAGAAGTGACTACGAATGAAAAAGGAGTAGCGCTTACGAAAACTTATGACCAGAAGTGGGAAGGTAAAACGTTTAAGATCAAAGAGAAGATTGCTCCAGCAGGTTATAAACTAGATGAAAAAGAGTATACAGTCAAACTCGGTGCTGCGGGTTCTACTATTCATCTTAAAGACGAACCTGTTCCAGCTGTATTCAATGTGACGGCTAAGAAAGTAGTAGAAGGACGTGCAGATAAGCTTCCAAAAGCAGATGAGTTTACCTTTAACTTGTTTACTGCAGAGAACTTGAAGGATCCAGTAGCCACAGCAAAATCAAAAGCTGATGGGACGATTACCTTTGAGAATCTCCAAGTAAAAGGCGCGGGAACTTATCACTACATCATCAAAGAGGACACTTCAACAGCAGTTGCAGGCGTTACATTTGATACAGAAGCCAAGGAAGTTACTGTAGCAGCAACTTTCCAAAGTGGAGTTTTAACAGCAACTGTCACATCTGCAGAACCAACTTTCACTAACACCTATAAAGCAACTCCAGCAAAAGAAATTATCAAAGCTACTAAAGTCTTGAACGGTAAAGAGCTTGAAGCTGATAAATACGAATTCGAGCTTAAAGAAGGTGACAAAGTCGTTGCGACAGCTAAAAACGCTACAGACGGTACTGTTACTTTCAAAGAAATCGAATACAATGAAGCAGGCGACCACACTTACACTATCTCAGAAAAAGCAGGTAGCGAAGCAGGTGTGACATACGACACTGCTACACATGAAGTGACAGTAAACGTTACAGATGACGGGCAAGGAAAACTTGTTGCAACTGTTACAGGTAACAACCCAACCTTCACCAACACATATAAAGCAGCTCCAGCAAAAATTGCTATTGAAGCTAAAAAAGTTTTGAACGGTAAAGAGCTAGAGATAGATGAGTTTGAGTTTGAACTGAAAGAGGGTGATAAGGTTGTTGCGACAGCAAAGAATGCTGCTGGTGGATTGATTCGTTTTTCTGAAATTAGCTATTCAACAGCAGGAGTATATAACTATACTATTACAGAAAAGGCTGGCAATAAACTTGGTGTAACTTATGATAAAACAGAACACTCAGCAACTGTAGAAGTCAAAGATAATGGCTCAGGTCAACTTGTCGCGACAGTTACAAGTGAAACACCAGTTTTCGTTAATGACTATAAAGCGGAACCTGCGCAGGCTACAATCAAGGCTAAGAAAGTCTTGAAAGGTAAAGCGCTTGAAGCTGATGCTTACACATTTGAACTGAAAGAAGGTTCAGACCTTGTAGCTACGGCTAAGAATACTGCCTCAGGAGAAGTTGTCTTCAACGTCACTTTCTCAGCAGCAGGCGATTGCGCTTACACTATTACTGAAAAAGCTGGTGACGATAAAACAATCACTTATGATCAAAATGCGTATGAAGTGTTCGTCACTGTTGCGGATAACGGTCAAGGTCAATTGGTTGCGACTGTAGAAGATGCGGATACAGAACGTGTCTTCACTAACACTTATACAGCACCAGTTCCACCGGCTCCAACAGCTACATCAGCAACACTTGAGTTTACGAAAGAATTGACTGGTCGTGCTTTGGTTGATGGTGAATTCCAATTTGAATTGTATGAAGGTACAGAATTACTTGATACAAAATCAAACCAAGCTGGAAAAGTAACATTTAAAGCAATCAACTATGATGCAGAAGGTGTTCATACTTATACTGTAAAAGAAGTGAATGCTGGAGCAACTGGTATTACTTACGACACAGAAAAGACTGCGGTGGTAAAAGTAACCAAAGATGCAGCAACCAACGCCTTGAAGGCAGCTGTTGAATATCCAGCAGGTAATGTCTTCAAGAATAGCTTCAAAGCACCAGCGGTAGAAGCTACGATTGAAGCAACTAAGAAACTTGAGGGTAAAGAACTTGTGGCTGACGCTTATACTTTCGAATTGAAAGAGAAAGGCGCCGTTGTAGCTACAGCTAAGAATACTGCCGAAGGTAAAGTAGCCTTTGTTCGTTCATTCGAAGAAGCAGGTACTCATACTTATACCTTGGTTGAAAAAGTTGGTACTGAAGAGGGTATTGAATACGATAAGACTGAGTACACTGTAACAGTCACTGTAGTTGCGGATGGTCAAGGTCTCTTGACTGCAAAGGTTTCGTATGCCGATGGTAAAGAAGTTGTATTTACAAATAAATACACTGTTCCAACACCAACACCAGAACCAAATCCAAATCCAGCTCCAAATAATCCAGGAACAACGCCAGATCCAGCACCAACACCAGATCCAACGCCAAATAATCCAGGAACAAATCCAACTCCAGGAACAGAACCAACTGATCCAGGACAAAAAGAGGATCCAAAACCAGCACCTCCAGCTACTGAGAATAAAGGTAAAGCTGAACTTCCAAACACAGGTGAAGCAACATCTATCTTCTCAGCAATTGGATTTGTAGTATTGGCATTGAGTGGATGGGTATTCTTCGTAAAACGTAAAGCTTAA
- a CDS encoding S-ribosylhomocysteine lyase — MSKEVIVESFELDHTIVKAPYVRLIGEETGPKGDVISNFDIRLVQPNEDSIPTAGLHTIEHLLAKLIRTRIDGMIDCSPFGCRTGFHMIMWGRHTSAEIAAVIKDSLKEIAETTTWEDVPGTTIESCGNYKDHSLFSAKEWAKLILEQGISDDAFERHVI; from the coding sequence ATGTCAAAAGAAGTTATTGTTGAAAGTTTTGAACTTGACCACACCATTGTTAAAGCACCCTATGTTCGCTTGATTGGGGAAGAAACGGGGCCAAAGGGAGATGTCATCTCCAACTTTGATATTCGCTTGGTGCAACCGAACGAAGACTCAATCCCTACCGCTGGCCTTCACACTATCGAGCACCTCTTGGCCAAACTCATCCGTACTCGAATCGACGGGATGATTGATTGTTCCCCATTTGGTTGCCGTACAGGCTTCCACATGATTATGTGGGGACGCCATACCAGTGCTGAAATTGCTGCTGTTATTAAGGATTCGCTCAAGGAAATTGCTGAAACCACTACTTGGGAAGATGTTCCTGGAACAACCATCGAATCTTGCGGAAACTACAAGGACCACAGCCTCTTTTCTGCTAAAGAATGGGCAAAACTCATCCTGGAACAAGGAATCTCAGATGATGCCTTTGAACGCCATGTCATCTAA
- a CDS encoding ABC transporter ATP-binding protein, giving the protein MEHIVKIDRVSKKYGDKQILKDISFTARSGRITAFLGHNGAGKSSTLRILLGLDRATAGTATFDGQTYQSMIYPLKTVGAAFDGIGGLPNRKVYDHLHIIAASNAIPKFRIDEVLDMTGIAHKKKDFLSSLSLGEGQRLGLAVALLGDPQFLILDEPTNGLDPSGIKWFRRFIRQQADFGKTVLLSSHILSEVQMVTDDVVLIHHGQIIEQGTLEDVLQGTDSLEELFFELTEEV; this is encoded by the coding sequence ATGGAACATATTGTAAAAATTGATCGTGTTTCTAAAAAATATGGAGACAAGCAAATTTTAAAGGATATTTCTTTTACAGCTAGGAGTGGTCGCATTACGGCTTTTCTAGGACATAATGGTGCAGGAAAAAGCTCGACCTTGAGGATTCTCTTGGGCTTAGATCGGGCGACAGCGGGAACTGCGACTTTTGATGGACAAACCTATCAGTCAATGATTTATCCTCTCAAAACAGTAGGTGCAGCTTTTGACGGTATTGGAGGTCTGCCAAATAGAAAGGTTTACGACCATCTGCATATTATTGCTGCAAGTAATGCTATTCCGAAGTTTCGGATTGATGAGGTATTGGATATGACTGGGATCGCTCATAAGAAAAAGGATTTCTTATCAAGCCTGTCTCTAGGAGAGGGGCAGCGCCTGGGGTTGGCAGTAGCTTTACTAGGTGATCCCCAGTTTTTAATATTAGATGAGCCGACCAATGGACTGGATCCAAGTGGGATTAAGTGGTTTAGAAGGTTCATTCGCCAGCAGGCTGATTTTGGGAAAACCGTCCTTCTATCCTCTCATATCCTGTCTGAGGTACAAATGGTAACAGATGATGTAGTCTTGATTCATCATGGGCAAATTATCGAACAGGGGACGCTAGAAGATGTATTACAAGGAACAGATAGTTTAGAAGAGCTCTTCTTCGAATTAACAGAGGAGGTTTAA
- a CDS encoding lantibiotic ABC transporter permease: MKETMSLLHSEWLKIQSTKAFRVSVVFMLLLVPVVSWLEGRQYLSIGLDATPETVPGLAEAIDPLEYLGLNGASMGGMVLVILAGILGATEFQSHSLRTSLLACNNRLKLLMGKILTFGLFSLIISLLSIYLSYIVMHLALGKEGLHPILLNQAAWSHLLWKALATALLGLLSFLLGLLGRTMLLPLLFLVPQLYNLGNYLAAHTSWGAYLPQPAGELFVATPTSQYANNPLQGLLILSVWLLIIGVMASLRFLKTDLGGRY, encoded by the coding sequence ATGAAAGAGACGATGTCTTTATTGCATTCAGAGTGGTTGAAAATCCAATCAACCAAGGCTTTCAGGGTAAGTGTGGTCTTTATGCTGTTATTGGTACCTGTTGTGTCATGGCTAGAGGGACGTCAGTATCTGTCTATCGGTTTAGATGCGACCCCTGAGACGGTTCCCGGTCTGGCAGAAGCTATTGATCCGCTTGAATATCTAGGTCTTAATGGCGCTTCTATGGGTGGTATGGTTTTAGTCATCTTAGCTGGAATTTTGGGAGCAACGGAATTTCAGTCTCATAGCTTGCGAACCAGTCTATTGGCTTGTAATAACCGCTTGAAGCTACTTATGGGGAAAATATTGACCTTTGGTTTGTTTTCACTCATCATTAGCTTGTTATCCATTTATTTGAGCTATATTGTCATGCACTTGGCTTTAGGAAAAGAAGGGCTACATCCAATTTTACTTAATCAAGCTGCTTGGAGTCATCTTTTATGGAAGGCACTAGCTACTGCATTGCTAGGTCTCTTGTCCTTTTTATTGGGATTGCTTGGGCGGACGATGTTGCTTCCCTTACTCTTTCTTGTGCCCCAGCTCTATAATCTGGGAAACTACTTGGCAGCTCATACGAGTTGGGGTGCTTATCTGCCACAGCCCGCAGGAGAGTTATTTGTTGCAACGCCGACTTCCCAATATGCCAACAATCCCTTGCAAGGACTCTTGATACTAAGCGTATGGTTGCTAATCATCGGCGTCATGGCCTCTCTGCGCTTTTTGAAGACGGATTTAGGAGGGCGATACTGA